The Paenibacillus sp. YPG26 genome includes a window with the following:
- the glgA gene encoding glycogen synthase GlgA, with translation MKILFAAAEAIPFVKTGGLADVIGALPKALLKAGHDVRIVLPKYKAIPDHFRSQLAPVDITKVPLAWRSKYCGIEQLVYEDIPVYFIDNEFYYGRDGIYGYGDDAERFAFFNRAVLEILPYIEFQPDVIHCHDWHAALIPVLLQHHYAHNPFYQSMRTVFTVHNLLYQGIFPYEVLPDLLDLPNHYFTPDGLEYYGNVNYLKAGLVYADHVTTVSPTYAEEIKTEYYGYGLDGLLRSLGGKLSGIVNGIDTKLYNPATDTEIPAKYRTSLNKKRENKPFLQQELGLPVDPKIPLISMVTRLVDSKGLELVRRVLDELLYFDNIQVVVLGTGEYEYEQWFREAEARHPEKLSAQIKFNDGLSRRIYAGSDIFLMPSKFEPCGISQLLALRYGSIPVVRETGGLNDTVHSYNEFTGEGNGFSFNHYNAHDMLYTIRRAVHMYHQPDQWKKIVRNAFAGDYSWNVSAEEYLEIYQSLLN, from the coding sequence ATGAAAATTCTGTTTGCGGCCGCAGAAGCCATTCCTTTCGTAAAAACGGGTGGTCTGGCCGACGTGATCGGCGCGCTTCCCAAAGCGCTGCTAAAAGCCGGTCATGATGTGCGTATTGTGCTGCCTAAATACAAAGCGATTCCGGATCATTTCCGGAGTCAGCTTGCACCGGTAGATATCACCAAGGTGCCTTTAGCGTGGAGATCTAAATACTGCGGGATTGAACAGCTTGTGTATGAAGATATTCCCGTCTACTTCATCGATAATGAGTTCTACTATGGCCGTGATGGGATCTATGGTTACGGGGACGACGCGGAACGCTTTGCTTTCTTCAACCGGGCAGTACTTGAAATTTTGCCTTACATCGAGTTTCAACCGGATGTCATCCATTGCCACGATTGGCATGCTGCATTGATTCCGGTGCTTTTACAGCATCACTATGCTCACAATCCTTTCTATCAGTCCATGAGGACCGTCTTTACGGTACATAACTTGCTTTATCAAGGCATATTCCCTTACGAGGTACTGCCTGATCTTCTTGACCTCCCGAATCACTATTTTACGCCGGATGGCTTGGAATATTACGGAAATGTCAATTACCTCAAGGCTGGGCTTGTCTACGCGGATCATGTGACCACCGTTAGTCCCACTTATGCGGAAGAGATCAAAACAGAGTATTATGGCTATGGACTTGACGGCCTTCTTAGATCGCTAGGAGGCAAGTTGTCGGGGATCGTTAACGGTATTGATACGAAGCTGTATAACCCGGCAACAGATACCGAAATACCTGCCAAATACCGGACCAGTCTCAATAAGAAGCGTGAGAATAAGCCATTTCTTCAGCAGGAGCTGGGACTGCCTGTAGATCCGAAGATTCCTCTAATCTCAATGGTAACCCGGCTTGTTGACTCCAAAGGATTAGAGCTTGTCAGAAGAGTTCTGGATGAGCTCCTGTATTTTGACAACATTCAGGTCGTTGTTCTGGGAACAGGTGAATATGAGTATGAGCAGTGGTTCCGTGAAGCGGAGGCACGTCATCCCGAGAAGCTGTCCGCCCAAATTAAATTTAATGACGGGTTATCCCGCCGGATCTACGCAGGAAGTGACATTTTCCTGATGCCGTCCAAATTCGAGCCCTGCGGCATTAGCCAGCTGCTGGCTCTCCGCTACGGAAGTATTCCAGTCGTCAGGGAGACCGGCGGTCTGAACGACACCGTTCATTCTTACAATGAATTCACAGGTGAAGGGAACGGGTTCTCATTTAACCATTACAACGCTCACGATATGTTATATACGATTCGTAGAGCAGTTCATATGTATCATCAACCAGATCAATGGAAGAAGATTGTTCGCAATGCATTCGCCGGAGATTACAGCTGGAATGTATCTG
- a CDS encoding GNAT family N-acetyltransferase — protein MSKPVGMLTLPDQQLEIHLADHEDTDLICQMLIEAAEWMISQGIYQWNPEQFTQEEIMSYFQYRQIYIIYARTEAAAMFTLQQSDPDYWGMRNSKGYNYLHRLTVRRNFSNSGLGAYIIEWAAERTRKSGGKGLRLDCLAQNLKLNGFYQKLGFRYMGTALKNGREYNLYEQWDTVDSSPADDLVDFVYFNDKDIHLLQSWSASEAFQLQWAGGRWSYPLTEEDMRAYIQDANFPWKSDTLIFKVIHRRSKEIIGHISLSEIDRRNRSARICRVILGDPKYRGRGIGKAMIVEMLRIGFQALNLHRVTLGVFDFNRPAIQVYLSAGFKKEGLMREKILYRNEYWSMLEMSMLRHEWEELYGEDR, from the coding sequence ATGAGCAAGCCTGTAGGAATGCTGACACTGCCAGACCAACAGCTGGAAATTCATCTGGCGGACCACGAAGATACTGATCTGATTTGTCAAATGCTGATTGAAGCAGCGGAATGGATGATCTCACAAGGTATTTATCAATGGAATCCCGAACAATTCACACAAGAAGAGATTATGTCGTATTTCCAATACAGACAAATCTATATTATCTATGCCCGGACGGAAGCTGCAGCTATGTTCACATTACAGCAGAGTGACCCTGATTACTGGGGGATGCGTAACAGCAAGGGGTATAACTATCTTCATCGTCTAACAGTAAGAAGAAATTTCAGTAATTCAGGGCTCGGTGCTTACATTATCGAGTGGGCTGCCGAGCGTACCCGTAAGAGTGGAGGGAAGGGACTTCGTCTTGATTGCCTTGCCCAGAACCTTAAGCTGAACGGCTTTTATCAGAAGCTTGGCTTCCGCTACATGGGCACGGCGCTCAAGAACGGACGCGAATATAATCTCTATGAACAGTGGGACACCGTGGATTCATCTCCCGCAGACGATCTGGTAGATTTTGTCTACTTCAATGATAAGGATATCCACCTGCTGCAGAGCTGGTCGGCTTCTGAAGCATTTCAGCTGCAGTGGGCAGGGGGAAGGTGGTCATATCCACTTACTGAAGAAGATATGAGGGCATACATACAAGATGCCAACTTCCCTTGGAAATCAGATACGCTTATCTTCAAGGTGATCCATCGTCGATCCAAAGAAATCATCGGGCACATTAGTCTGTCTGAGATTGACCGCAGAAATCGTTCAGCGCGCATTTGCCGTGTGATTCTTGGAGATCCCAAGTACCGGGGTCGCGGAATAGGCAAAGCCATGATTGTAGAGATGCTGCGAATTGGCTTTCAAGCCCTGAATTTGCACCGCGTCACACTTGGTGTATTTGATTTTAACAGGCCGGCGATACAGGTGTATCTCTCCGCGGGATTTAAGAAGGAAGGGCTAATGCGGGAGAAGATTCTGTACCGTAATGAGTACTGGAGTATGCTGGAAATGAGTATGCTGCGTCACGAGTGGGAGGAGCTATACGGTGAAGACCGTTAG
- a CDS encoding HAMP domain-containing sensor histidine kinase codes for MIRKGIGRQIVLHYFIVVFVTLLLVEVIFLFAIRTYYYDSIYSHIANHAAMVTDNFQNSSQSEIQEDTAFYTNIISVFSLANTELQILDRHGHILMTNSSFLSHKPVQTSDLSQALTSNIGKWIGREPATGEMVMSVSSPIQLLGENKYVIRYITSMEPINSKLLNITLLAALVGVVILAVVLLFSMGLANSIVKPINNIRAVSAQMARGRFDVRVKGEYKYELGELAGTLNYMAQEIVRGNQIKDDFISSISHELRTPLTGIKGWSETLTSGGFDPEETRIGMQIIAKETDRLIGLVEEMLDFSKLQQNEMKLVIASVNLKELLQETMLNVWAKAEQKRIQIKLDDHTESAVMVPGDGNRLKQVFLNLVDNAIKFSTEDSWIHLGIRIQDGWAVVEVIDSGIGISDEHLRRVKDRFFQVNHQGGGTGLGLAISQQLVELHNGDMEMRSELGVGTTVSVRLPLLDELDKNEA; via the coding sequence ATGATTCGTAAAGGGATCGGTCGGCAGATCGTTCTTCATTATTTTATCGTAGTATTTGTCACCCTGCTTCTGGTTGAGGTTATCTTTCTGTTCGCAATCCGTACTTACTATTATGACAGCATCTACAGCCACATTGCCAATCATGCGGCGATGGTCACAGATAACTTTCAGAATTCAAGCCAGTCCGAAATTCAGGAAGACACCGCCTTTTATACCAACATTATTTCCGTCTTCTCATTGGCCAATACGGAGCTGCAGATCCTGGACCGTCATGGGCATATCCTTATGACCAACAGTTCATTTCTATCTCATAAGCCCGTCCAGACGAGTGATTTGTCCCAGGCACTCACAAGCAATATAGGCAAATGGATTGGTCGTGAACCGGCTACCGGGGAGATGGTGATGTCTGTCTCAAGCCCGATTCAACTGCTCGGAGAGAACAAATATGTAATCAGGTACATTACTTCTATGGAGCCGATTAACTCCAAGCTGCTGAATATTACTTTACTTGCCGCATTGGTGGGTGTGGTTATCCTTGCGGTGGTACTGCTGTTCAGCATGGGACTGGCTAACTCCATTGTGAAGCCGATCAATAATATCCGTGCGGTATCTGCTCAAATGGCCCGGGGCAGGTTTGACGTTCGGGTGAAAGGGGAATATAAATACGAGCTGGGTGAATTGGCCGGCACCCTTAACTACATGGCACAGGAAATTGTCAGGGGCAATCAGATCAAGGATGACTTCATCTCTTCGATCTCACATGAGCTGCGCACGCCGCTTACAGGGATTAAGGGGTGGAGCGAGACGTTAACCTCAGGCGGGTTTGACCCGGAGGAGACCAGGATTGGCATGCAGATCATTGCCAAGGAGACGGATCGTCTGATTGGTCTTGTTGAGGAGATGCTCGATTTCTCCAAATTGCAGCAAAATGAGATGAAGCTTGTAATTGCTTCTGTGAATCTCAAAGAGCTTCTTCAAGAGACAATGCTGAACGTATGGGCTAAGGCGGAACAGAAACGGATACAAATCAAGCTGGATGACCATACGGAGTCAGCAGTCATGGTGCCTGGTGACGGGAACCGACTGAAGCAGGTTTTTCTGAATCTAGTCGACAATGCCATCAAATTCTCTACAGAGGATTCATGGATCCATCTCGGAATCCGGATTCAGGATGGATGGGCTGTCGTTGAAGTTATTGATAGTGGAATCGGAATAAGCGATGAGCATCTGCGCCGTGTTAAGGACCGCTTCTTCCAAGTGAACCATCAAGGAGGAGGAACAGGGCTTGGACTTGCGATAAGTCAACAACTGGTAGAACTGCATAATGGGGATATGGAGATGCGCAGTGAGCTGGGTGTCGGAACGACCGTGAGTGTTCGTCTCCCTCTGCTTGATGAGCTGGATAAGAATGAAGCTTAA
- a CDS encoding glucose-1-phosphate adenylyltransferase has product MNKKECIAMLLAGGEGRRLSPLTSKQAKPAVPFGGRYRIIDFPLSNCVNSGIDTIGVLTQYEAESLHEHIGEGDAWGLAHTDNGGIALLPSYNTGSDEYSGTADAIYQNMDYIDAQNPENVLILSGDHIYHMNYREMLDFHVNSNAPATISVMPVPWNEAHRFGVMSIDDQYRITEFAEKPKEPQSNLASMGIYIFKWDYLKQHLIQDANNPNSSHDFGKDVIPNMLADSTSLYAYEFQGYWRDVGTVDSLWEAHMDLLDESAEWQLHNEDWPMYTNEQHTRKSGAKHRAIQANSSLVHDNCGLEGYAERSVLFGGTEVGRFSKIKDSIIMPHAKIGRNVVIERAIIGEGAVIKDGAVIKGNINEVLVIGPGETVVAKPAVRPQPARLLKEVYDANRLRAGGMSS; this is encoded by the coding sequence ATGAATAAGAAAGAATGCATTGCTATGCTGCTTGCGGGAGGAGAGGGTCGCAGATTATCTCCGCTTACGTCTAAGCAAGCAAAGCCGGCTGTGCCCTTCGGCGGTCGTTATAGAATAATTGATTTTCCTCTCAGCAACTGCGTTAACTCAGGTATTGATACGATCGGAGTACTTACCCAGTATGAGGCTGAATCACTTCATGAGCATATCGGTGAAGGGGATGCCTGGGGTCTTGCACATACAGACAATGGAGGTATCGCACTTCTACCTTCTTACAATACAGGTTCTGATGAATATTCTGGCACAGCGGATGCAATTTATCAAAATATGGATTACATCGATGCCCAGAATCCCGAGAATGTTCTGATCTTATCAGGTGATCACATTTATCACATGAATTATCGCGAGATGCTTGACTTTCATGTAAATTCCAATGCCCCTGCTACAATCTCAGTGATGCCTGTTCCTTGGAACGAAGCTCATCGTTTCGGCGTTATGTCGATAGATGATCAATACCGGATCACGGAATTCGCCGAGAAGCCGAAGGAGCCTCAAAGCAATCTGGCTTCCATGGGCATTTACATTTTCAAATGGGATTACTTGAAGCAGCATTTGATTCAGGATGCTAATAATCCAAATTCATCTCATGATTTTGGTAAAGATGTAATCCCTAACATGCTTGCCGACAGCACCTCCCTGTATGCCTATGAATTTCAAGGATACTGGAGAGATGTAGGTACCGTAGACAGTCTGTGGGAAGCTCACATGGACCTTCTGGATGAATCCGCTGAGTGGCAGCTTCATAACGAAGATTGGCCGATGTACACCAATGAGCAGCACACCAGAAAATCGGGTGCAAAACATCGCGCTATACAAGCTAATTCTTCACTGGTGCATGATAACTGTGGCCTTGAAGGTTATGCAGAACGTTCAGTACTGTTTGGGGGAACTGAGGTTGGACGCTTCAGCAAAATCAAGGACAGTATTATTATGCCCCATGCGAAGATTGGACGTAACGTAGTTATTGAACGTGCTATCATCGGAGAAGGCGCTGTGATCAAGGACGGTGCCGTGATCAAGGGTAATATCAATGAAGTGTTAGTCATTGGCCCTGGAGAGACGGTTGTAGCGAAGCCTGCTGTTCGTCCTCAACCAGCCCGTCTTCTCAAAGAAGTATATGATGCCAACCGCCTGCGGGCTGGTGGAATGTCATCTTAA
- the glgB gene encoding 1,4-alpha-glucan branching protein GlgB — protein sequence MSEYLYNQNSISPLDVYLFHEGTLYRSYRSLGAHLTEEEGIPGVRFTVWAPHARQVGLASDFNQWKGHNDPLFKMPDSGLWSRFFPGLTEGTFYKYEITGPDGQTFLKADPYAFHAEVRPATASVVSSLHGYQWGDASWRRKNRAPYQKPMNIYEIHFGTWKQKEDGSFYTYREMADLLIPYIQEMGYTHIEIMPLAEHPYDLSWGYQITGYFAPTSRYGTPKDLMYFVDRCHQANIGVILDWVPGHFTRDAHGLRLFDGTPQFEYADPHKADKPGWGTLSFDFGKPEVRSFLISNALYWLDMYHFDGLRVDAVTSMVRLDFEKSEGQYVPNEYGGYENLEATAFLRQLNEAVFQAFPHTLMMAEESSAWPLVTSPVHEGGLGFNYKWNMGWMNDTLDYVETDFYNRPHHHNLLTFPIVYAYSENFTLPLSHDEVVHGKKSLLDKMPGNYEEKFAGLRVLLGYQMTSPGKKLLFMGGEFGQFIEWRDQGELDWFLLDYESHQRMLKYTAALNHFYLGEKALWEMDHGMEGYEWVSPHDASQSVISFVRKGKRPSDSLLVVINFQPVWRDPYRLGVAKPGTYELVFSSDAEEFGGSGKGLQAVKAEKISWHGQSYSVEVQIPPLSITIWKKLGRTVKRQQTELQSSNSGNEAAKKRQTTQRRKTT from the coding sequence TTGTCAGAGTACTTGTATAATCAGAATTCAATTTCGCCTCTGGACGTATATTTGTTCCATGAAGGAACTTTATATCGCAGCTACCGCTCACTGGGGGCTCATCTAACAGAAGAAGAAGGGATTCCTGGTGTAAGATTTACGGTCTGGGCCCCTCATGCCCGGCAGGTGGGACTGGCTTCTGACTTCAACCAATGGAAGGGACACAATGATCCTTTATTTAAGATGCCCGATTCGGGACTTTGGAGTCGTTTTTTTCCCGGGCTTACGGAAGGTACATTTTACAAGTATGAAATAACAGGTCCGGATGGACAGACGTTCCTCAAGGCAGATCCGTACGCATTCCATGCTGAAGTAAGACCCGCCACAGCGTCTGTGGTAAGCTCACTGCATGGGTATCAGTGGGGAGATGCCAGCTGGCGGCGTAAGAATAGAGCGCCTTACCAAAAACCGATGAATATTTACGAAATTCATTTCGGTACCTGGAAGCAGAAGGAAGATGGTTCTTTTTACACTTATCGTGAAATGGCTGACCTGCTGATACCTTACATACAAGAGATGGGCTATACACATATAGAGATTATGCCCTTGGCCGAACATCCTTATGATTTATCCTGGGGGTATCAAATCACCGGTTATTTCGCCCCAACCAGCCGCTACGGTACACCGAAGGATCTGATGTATTTCGTGGACCGTTGTCACCAAGCGAACATTGGTGTCATTCTGGACTGGGTTCCGGGACACTTCACCCGTGACGCGCATGGATTAAGGCTGTTCGACGGGACTCCCCAGTTCGAGTATGCGGACCCGCACAAAGCTGACAAGCCGGGATGGGGAACTCTAAGCTTCGACTTCGGCAAGCCTGAGGTTCGCTCGTTCCTGATCTCTAATGCCCTTTACTGGCTGGATATGTATCATTTCGACGGTCTCCGTGTCGATGCAGTCACCAGTATGGTACGGCTTGATTTCGAGAAGAGCGAAGGACAGTATGTGCCTAACGAGTATGGCGGTTATGAGAATCTGGAGGCAACCGCGTTCCTTAGGCAGCTGAATGAAGCTGTATTTCAGGCTTTCCCGCATACGCTGATGATGGCAGAAGAATCCAGCGCCTGGCCGCTTGTTACGTCACCCGTTCATGAAGGTGGACTCGGGTTCAACTATAAATGGAATATGGGCTGGATGAATGATACGCTGGATTATGTAGAAACAGACTTTTACAATAGGCCGCACCATCATAACCTGCTCACATTTCCGATAGTGTATGCCTACTCTGAGAATTTCACGCTGCCACTCTCACATGATGAGGTCGTTCATGGCAAGAAGTCCCTGCTTGATAAAATGCCTGGCAATTACGAGGAGAAATTTGCAGGTCTGCGTGTACTGCTGGGTTACCAGATGACAAGCCCCGGTAAAAAGCTCCTCTTCATGGGAGGCGAGTTCGGGCAGTTCATCGAGTGGAGAGACCAAGGAGAACTGGATTGGTTCCTGCTCGACTATGAGTCCCATCAGCGAATGCTCAAATACACGGCGGCCCTTAACCATTTCTATTTGGGCGAGAAGGCTTTGTGGGAGATGGATCATGGGATGGAAGGTTACGAATGGGTATCTCCGCATGATGCTTCACAAAGTGTGATTTCTTTTGTCCGCAAAGGGAAAAGGCCAAGCGACAGCTTGCTTGTTGTGATTAACTTCCAGCCTGTGTGGAGAGATCCATACCGCCTAGGAGTAGCCAAGCCTGGCACATATGAGCTGGTATTCTCAAGTGATGCTGAAGAGTTCGGAGGCTCGGGGAAAGGCTTGCAGGCGGTCAAGGCCGAGAAGATATCCTGGCACGGTCAGTCATACAGTGTGGAGGTACAAATACCTCCGCTCAGCATTACAATCTGGAAGAAGCTTGGAAGAACGGTGAAGAGACAGCAGACTGAGCTGCAGAGCAGTAACAGCGGGAATGAGGCTGCTAAGAAACGCCAAACTACACAAAGGAGGAAAACGACATGA
- a CDS encoding response regulator transcription factor has translation MSKVLIMEDEESIRSFIVINLKRNGFEVLEAADGNEALSKLTSVPDIDIALLDVMVPGIDGFEVCRRIRETNERIGIIFLTAKVQEQDKVYALSVGADDHVSKPFSPTELIARIHSLLRRVNVYRETSAKVSFTSGPFTLDLISKQFKKNSTMIELTPTEFSLIQYFLEKENTPLSRDQLLDHVWGKEYMGDPKIVDVNIRRIRQKIEANPSDPAYLQTVWGHGYKWKGEGQ, from the coding sequence GTGAGTAAAGTTCTTATCATGGAGGACGAAGAGTCTATCCGTAGTTTTATTGTAATTAACTTGAAACGCAACGGCTTTGAAGTCCTGGAGGCAGCGGATGGAAATGAGGCACTCAGCAAGCTGACAAGTGTTCCTGATATTGATATTGCGCTGCTGGATGTCATGGTACCCGGGATCGACGGCTTTGAAGTCTGCAGGCGCATACGTGAGACGAATGAGCGGATCGGAATTATCTTTCTGACGGCCAAGGTTCAGGAGCAGGATAAGGTGTACGCCCTGTCCGTAGGCGCGGATGACCATGTCAGCAAGCCGTTCAGTCCAACTGAGCTGATTGCACGTATTCATTCCTTGCTCCGCCGGGTTAATGTATATAGAGAGACAAGCGCAAAGGTAAGCTTCACCTCAGGACCTTTTACCTTGGATCTGATCAGCAAGCAATTCAAGAAGAACAGCACCATGATAGAACTGACACCGACAGAGTTCTCGCTAATTCAGTATTTCTTGGAGAAAGAGAACACACCGCTGAGCAGGGATCAGCTGCTGGATCATGTATGGGGCAAGGAGTATATGGGAGATCCTAAGATTGTGGATGTCAACATTCGGAGGATTCGCCAGAAGATCGAAGCCAATCCGTCAGATCCTGCATATCTGCAGACCGTATGGGGACACGGTTATAAGTGGAAGGGCGAAGGTCAATGA